TCATCCATGGGTACTTGCTTGGGGCTGGTGCTGCCATCCATCCCCACTCTCCTAGTCATCAAGTGGGCATTTGAAGTGTGTGgaactgttttattttgctttgttttgtgacACTAGCCAGAGGGCATTACTGTTTATTGAGAGGGAAACAGGgatcttaaacatttttgtaatgaGCAGGGATAGCTCTATATGAATAAGAACTGACTCACCCAACATGCCAGTAGGGTCTCTGTTGAGAATCTGCTGCCAGCTCTacttgtatttttgtgtgtgtaacataaaatttaccatttttacatgtacagttcagtagtgttaaatacattcacattgttttgcaaccagtctctagaactcttttcatcttgttttttttttttgttttgtttttttgagacagagtatcactctgtcccctaggctagagggcagtggcacagtctcagctcactgcagcctctgcctcctgggttcaagcgattctcgtgcctcagcctcctgagtagctgggattataggccccccACCACCAAaactggctagtttttgtatttttagtagagacggggttttgccatgttggccaggctggtctcgaactcctggcctcaagtgatccacccaccttggtctctcagagtgctgggattacagtcgtgaaccactgcactcagtagaactcttttcattttgtaaaactgaaactccatactcATCAAACAACAACTCATTACCCCCtcttccagcccctggcagccaccattctactttctgtctccatgactttgactactctaagtacctatataagtggaatcacacggTATTtgtctttgtcatttcttttctttttttttttctcgagatggagtttcgctcttgtagcccaggctggagtgcaatggcgctatctcggctcactgcaacctccacctcctgggttcaagcaattctcctgcctcagcctcccgagtagctggggttacaggtgcgcaccaccatgcccagctaattttttgtatttttagcagagacggggtttcaccatgttggccaggctggtatcaaactcctgaccttgtgatctgcctgcttcagcctcccaaagtgctaggattacaggcatgagccactgcacccggtggtatttgtctttttcgattggcttatttcacttagcagaatgtcttcaaagttcatccacgttgtagcatgtgagaatgttcttcctttttaaggctgaataatatttcgttgtacatatatgccatattttgcttatccatttatctgtttggGTTGCTGTTTGgaatctctttgagaccctgctttcagtattttgggtgtatactcagaagtggaattgctggagcatatggtaattctattgaatttttttgaggaactgccatactgttttctatagtggctgtgccagtttacattcccgcagtgcacaagggttctcATTTATTCACATCCTTGTCAAcgcttgttattttcttcttcttctttttttttttgagatggagtcttgctctgcactccaggctggagtgcagtggcatgatctcggctcactgcaagctctgcctcccaggttcacgccattcttctcctgcctcagcctcccgagtagctgggactacaggctcccgctgccacgcccggctaattttttttgtatttttagtagagacggggtttcaccgtgttagccaggattgtctcgatctctcgacctcatgatccgcctgccttggcctcccaaagtgctggaattacaggcatgaaccaccgcgcccggccaacgcttgttattttctgttttgttttgttttttttgagacagggtctttctctgtcacccaggctggactgcagtggtgtgatcatggttcactgcagcctcgacctcctgggctcaaatgattctcccacctcagcctcccaaggagctaggaccacaggtgcacgctgccacatttggccaattttaaaaattatttttggtagagacacatctctaccaaaattccattttgctgtgttgcccaggctggtctcaaacttctaggctcaagccatcctcccacctcagcctcttaacagtactgggattacaggcatgagtcaccacatccCCTCATTTTCTGTTACTTTGATAGTAGTTATCCTAATGGGTGTAAGGTGGtaactcattgtagttttgatttgcatttccctaatgattagtgatggttgagcatcttttcatttgcttattagcaatttatatatctttattgaaaaaatgtctagtcagatcctttgcccattaaaaaaattacattgtctttttatttgagttgtaagagttcttcatatattctagatGCAAGTCcgttatcagatatatgattttcagATATGTTcttcccattctctaggttgacttttcacttctttgaaacttctattttagattcagtaagtacatgtgcaggtttgttataaggGTATATTTTGTGATTCTGAGGTTTGGGGCACgattgaacccatcacccaggtagtgagcatagtacccaataggtatgTTTTCAaccttttctcccctccctcccgcTTCTTATAGTCTCCACGGTCTTTTGTTCCCATCTCTCTGTCTGTGTGGACTcagtatttagctcccacttacgagaacatgtggtatttggttttctgtttctgtgttaactCACTTAGGAtactggcctccagctgcatccatgttgctgcaaaggagatgatttcagtcttttttatggctgcataatacttCACGGTTTGTATATGCCACACTTAAAGAAATCGAATCCACTGTTGGTgggtacctaggttgattccatgtctttgctattggacttttcacttttttgatagtgtcctttgaagtacaaaggttttaaattttgaagtccgattatgtattttttctttggttgcttctgcttttggtgttgtatttaACCTGACCCAAGCtcacaaagatttactcctatattttcttctaagagttttatagttttagcccTGGGATTTAGGCCTGTGAGCCAATATGAATTAATTTGAGGGTGTGATGTGAGAAAGGCATTCAAACTGCATtgtttgcatgtggatatccagttgttccagcaccatttgttgaaaagacaattctttcttcaataaattgtCTTGGCATCCGTGTTGTAAATCAGTTGACCGTAAATGTGAgggttatttctgggttctcagttctgttccactgatctacaTGTCTATCCTGTAGACTACATTGTCTTGATTcaactgtagctttgtagtatgttttgaaatcaggaagtgtgagtcctccaactttgttcttttcttcacgATTGTTTTTGGCTAGTCTGGGTTtcttgaatttccatatgaatttaagatCAGCTTGTCCATTTCTGCAAAGAGGGCaactgagattttgataggaattgtgttcATTCATCAACATgaaacatctttccatttatttaggtctttaatttccacagtgttttgtagttttcagagtatatgctttatacttcttttgttaaatagattcttaagtattttattctttttggtgtttttgtaaatgaaattgttttcttaatttcatttttagattgttcattgctaatgtGTATAGagatacaattgatttttgtatgttctgtcttttggaagagtttgtgatcTGTTACcaatttttcattaaatgtttgatgGAATTCATCAGCAAAGCCATCTCcgcctgggcttttcttttctttttaacttaaaaaaaattgagacagggtcttgctctgttgctgaggctggagtgcagtggcacgatcagggttcactgcagccttgaccacctgggctcaagtgatcctcctgcttcagactcccactgtggtagatttttttttttctttttgtttttggagacagggcctcactctgttgatcaggctgtagagcagtggtgcaatcatggttcactgcagccttgatctcccaggctcaagtgatcctcccacctcagcctcccaggtagctgggactataggagtgcaccactatactcctgtctatttttttttctttttttttttttttttttttttttttgagatggagttttgctcttgttgcccaggctgaagtgcaatggcatgatctcggctcacagcaacctccgcctcccgggttcaagccattctcctgcctcagcctccagagtagctgggattacaggcatgtgccaccacgcctggctaattttgtatttttagtagagatggggtttctccatgtcagtcaggctggtcttgaactccggacctcaggtgatccacccgcctcggcctcccaaagtgctgagattccaggcgtaagccaccacacccagccttttttttttttttttcttttgtagaggcgaggtctcactaggttgcccaggctggtcttgaactcctaggctcaagcaattctcctgccttggcctcccaaagtgctgggattacaggcatgagctaccacatccagctgtagtagttttaaaaattactaattcaatttctgCATAAACTTTTGTACtattctaattaattaattaatttatttatttagagacagagtctcactttgtcacccaggctggagtgcagtggcacagtctcggctcactgcaccctttgctgcccaggttcaagtgattctcctgcctcagcctcctgagtagctgggattacaggcgcctgccactgtgcccggctaatttttgtagttttaatagagatgggttttcaccatcttggccaggctggtcttggaactcctgatctcgtgatccacccgccttggcctctcaaagtgctgggattacaggtgtgagccaccgtgcccagcctatttatttatttttgagacagaatcttgctcttttgcccaggctggagtacaatggtgtgatcttggctcagtgcaacctctgcctcccgagttcaagcgattcttatgcctctgcCTCggcttccgcctcccaagtagctgggattacaggcatgcaccaccatacccagctaatttttgtattttttagtagagacggggttttgccatgttggcaaggctggtcttgaactcctggcctcaagtgatccacctgccttggcttcccaacgtgctgggattacaggcatgagccaccatgcctggcctatttgtttatattttttgaggcaggctttcattctgttgcccaggctggagtgcagtggcaaaatcatagctcattgtaacctcaaactcctgggctcaagtgatcctcccatctcagcctcctgagtagctgggactataggcatgcccactacacttggctaattaaaaaaaaaatttttttagagatggggtcttgctattttgcccaggctggtcttgaactcctggcctcaggcaatcctgccttggcctcctgaagtgccgagattataggtgtgagccactatgcctgactcAAATTTGTTTCAGTAGCATTGGATCTTCCAGTAAAACATTCAAGTTTTTTGAGAATATGAGCTTGGAAATAAAAGCCTAGGTTCAAAGTCCATCTCTGCAGCTTCTGCTTGGATCTTTGAATCTCAGTGtccctggctgcacattaaaaaGGACAGTAACACATTGTTGTGAGGTTGAAATGGGCCATTTTAGGCATGCAAAGAGCTTAGAGCTGGGCCCAGCACCAGGCTCTGAGTAGCCTTTGAGATGACTTTACATCTTTCTCCCTCTACATTTTGGCAACAGGGTGCTGTGCCATTCCTGGTCAGTGCCACCTCTGGCACCACTGTGCTAGGGGCCTTTGACCCCCTGGAGGCAATTGCTGATGTGTGCCAGCGTCATGGGCTATGGCTGCATGTGGATGTGAGTGGGACTTCGGCTTGGGGGTGCAGTGGGGTGGGCTGAGCCAAGGCAAAGGCCCATGTTGTTCCTCCTGCTCCACAGGCTGCCTGGGGTGGGAGCGTCCTGCTGTCACAGACACACAGGCATCTCCTGGATGGAATCCAGAGGTGCATACAGTCCCCTTCTTCCCAAATCCCGCCCTTCAAACCATTAGTCCAGAGAATCATCATGGACTAGGGAGTTTAACATGGCTGGggtaggaggctgaggggagggggaCTGGAGAGAGGATTGATTGGAGCTGGGAGGTCAGACATGGCAATTCTTCCTGATGCTGGGGTGAGGGTGAGACCACAGCCTCTTTACTGGGGACCTGGAAAAGGAGGAAGGGCTGTGGTTGGGCAGCTGGAGGAGGAGCCGCTGACCTGCCTTTGCTCCACCCCATCCAGGGCTGACTCTGTGGCCTGGAATCCTCACAAGCTCCTCGCAGCAGGCCTGCAATGCTCTGCACTTCTTCTCCAGGATACCTCGGTGggtctgcccctgcccctgcaccGGCCCCACCTCTCTCTGGAGCTCTGCCTTCTCTATCCCACCTTAGATAAAGTTCAGGCCTTTCTCTATTCTCCTTACCATCCCTTCTGAAGCTGCATCTCTGCTACCACCCTAACCTGTATTAGGCTCCTTCACTCCCCCGGGGTCCtctcttaaaaggaaaaagtttcCAGCTTGAAGTTGGAGTCAAAGTATCCTGGAGTTTCTAGCTTGAGGTTGCCATCAGAGTTTGGGAAGAACCTGGGTATTGGGAGGAAACCCAAAGAAAGGGGTTGGAGCCAGCAGGCAGCCGTCCCAGCAGTGCCGCCTGGCTCCAGGGAAAGAAAAGGGTATCCTGAGCTAAGACCCCCACAGTGCAGCCCTGGAGGAAAGCCTCAGTGGAGAGGGTAGGGTCTGACAATCTCCTCACCCCCACACAGAACCTGCTCAAACGCTGCCATGGGTCCCAGGCCAGCTACCTTTTCCAGCAGGACAAGTTCTACGATGTGGCTCTGGACACGGGAGACAAGGTGGTGCAGTGTGGCCGCCGTGTGGACTGTCTGAAGCTGTGGCTAATGTGGAAGGCACAGGGCGATCAAGGGCTGGAGCGGCGCATCGACCAGGCCTTTGTCCTTGCCCGGTAGGCGGGTGGAGGTGGGGGGTCGTCCCTGTTCCCCTCTCCTGGGTCCATgctcctccctctttcctgctCCCGGGATTACTTTTCTCTCGGTTTCTCTGTGGCTCATTCTACGTGGGCCTCTTCTGTCTGGATCTCAGCTTTTCCTCCCCGCCTATGGTTTCTCACTCTCTGTTCACAGGTACCTGGTGGAGGAAATGAAGAAGCGGGAAGGGTTTGAGCTAGTCATGGAGGTTGGACCCCCTTCTCTTTTgtggcccctgccccagcctaGCTCTTTTGCAGCCCCCAAGCCCCAGCTAAAGCCCTAGTGGAGGGAAAAGGTCAGGGAGAGGGAAAACGGTCCCCCTTCCTCAGCTCACACCTTCCTCTTTCTCATTCCTCTCAGCCTGAGTTTGTCAATGTGTGTTTCTGGTTCGTACCCCTCACCCTGCGAGGGAAGCAGGAGAGTCCAGATTACCACGAAAGGCTGTCGAAGGTAGGCGTGCTGCGCTGCTCTCCTTACCCGTTAGGGAGCTGATGCAGCTGATGCGCTTCTGCCCCCTGTTGGCTGGGAGTGGCATGGCAGGTCCCCTTGCTGGTCTCTCGCTCTGAGGCGTGGACGCTCTCTTTTCGGTAGGGGTGGGAATGGAGAGGAAGGTATGTTTCTGGGAAGTAAGAAGCAGCGAGGGGTGTTACAGGAGAAGTCAGAGAAGTTACGAGTATGCAGTACACAGAGCCTTGTGCTGGCAATTGGGCTGGGAACTCAGGCCCAGGACAGatttgaggcagaaagatcatGGAGGAGCCTTATTACCCGTGCTGGGGACAGAGCAACCCGAGAAGGCCAGTCTAGAAGTGCCATCTGGAGGCGAGGAGCTGTGTTATATCCTGGTCCCTAAAGATAGAGTGGTACTAGGTGCTGCAGATGATCTGAAAGGACAAATGTTCTTGCCCTTATGGAGTTGTTATTGTAAGACAACAGTTACCTACTTGGAAGCAATGTGTTCAAGGCAGTGTTGTAAATTACTTGCTAGATCACAGGGCACAGATTAATATTATCAAAAATATTACAGGAATTAAGAGAGGGGAGAAGAAGGTGTTGACTAAGGCTTAGATGACCAAGGCTTGAAGTTAGACTAAAGCAGTGTTAGGAATCAAGAGAAAGTCAAGATTTGGCAGAAAATGTCCCACAGGACAGATTTCTTGGAGATaggagaaatggggagaaaagCAGAAGATAGAGAAGGCCAAGCAGGTTAGATATGACAGAAAAGGTAAACTGAGGCCAAGGTCAGTGTCTGAGCCCCCAGAAGGTGGCTGGGTGGGAAGGAAAAGCACCTCTGCAAGCCTGGCAAGACAAGAAGCCAGCCTACCTGTCAGCCTACCCAGGCTGCAGCTGGAATCTCTCTCCACCCTCCCACAGGTGGCCCCCGTGCTCAAGGAGCGCATGGTGAAGGAGGGCTCCATGATGATTGGCTACCAGCCCCACGGGACCCGGGGCAACTTCTTCCGTGTGGTTGTGGCCAACTCTGCACTGACCCGTGCTGATATGGACTTCCTCCTCGATGAGCTGGAGCGGCTAGGCCAGGACCTGTGAGCCTTCTCTGTCTTGCTGCCGGCTTTGATGCCACCCCTCACCCGCAGAGTCACTGCATTCCCTCCCAGCCTTtgaggtggggtgcagtggctcacacctgtaatcccagcactctgggaggccgaggcgggtggatcacttgaggtcaggagttcgagaccagcctggccaataaggtgaaaccctgtctctactaaaaatacaaaaattagccgagcatggtggcccacgcctgtaatcccagctactcgggaggttggggcagaattgcttgaacccagggggcagaggttccagtgagccgagattgcacccctgcactccaggctggctgaCAGCACGAgactctgttccaaaaaaaaaaaaaaaaaaaaaaaaaagaacagccttTCTAGGCCACAGTGACCTGCACAATGTTTATATGCTTTGACCTACTAACTCTTTCTCCTAactaaatatttgattttaggagagtgtttaaataaattacagtatgTCTATATGATGGAATgttattttgccattaaaattatgtttacaaagataatttttattgacataaaaataactttaatgtaATTTATGTTGAAAAAGCTGAATACAAGTCTTTATATACAGTAATATTTGAGCtatgttaaaaaatacataggaaaagactgataaaatgaaatatggcaaaatgttaatagttTTCCCTGGAATAGGATAAGAGGCAATTTTAAAGCagactcctttaaaaaaacaaaaaaagaaaaaaacatagactCCTTTATATCTGTTGAGCTCCCTCCCTTTTATTATGTAATGAATATGCATTGCTTTtgtaataggaaaataataaagttaaaatttcaaCTGCATTCttttggtatgtttttaaaatttattaacattcaaccggctgagcacggtggctcacgcctgtaatcccagcaactttgggaggccgaggcaggtggatcaactgaggtcaggagttcgagatcagcctggccaacatggtgaaactccatctctactaaaaacacaaaaattagccaggcatgatggcgggcgcctgtaatcccagctactcggaaggctaaggtgggagaatcacttgaacccaggaagcggagcttgcagtgagctgagatcacgccattgcaccttagcctgggtgacagagcgagactctgtctcaaaaaatgaagcaaaacaaaacatttaatcaAATAATGaggaactttatttatttttttaaacaagatgtggctaggtgtggtggctcatgcctataatcctagcactttgtgaggctgaggtgggagaatcgtttgagcccgggagttcaagaccagcctgggcaacatagcaagaccccatctctaaaaaaagaaaaaaattttaaaattagccagacatgatggtgcacacctgtggtctcagctgtcTCAGAGGAGGTGGtaagattgcttgggcccaggaggttgaggctgcagtgagctgtgattgcgtcagcactccagcctgagtaacagcgtgagaatttgtctcaaaaaggtaaaataaaaaaacgTGTAAGAGAggaacaatgtttttttttttttcccaaaaacctttaacaggaggaaaaaaaagcagagttgatatacctaatgtaaatgacaagttaatgggtgcagcacaccaacatggcacatgtatacatatgcaacaaacctgcacgttgtacacatgtaccctagaacttaaagtataataaaatatatatatatatatatacacatatatataaaaagaaaaaagcagagtcACCCTATAATCAATTTTACTTTGGTGACATTGAAACAAAATGGGCACTGATTGGATCTTGAGACCAGAGCCTTATGTAATTATCAATCTTGAAAAATGTTAACATGCACACAaagatttttcttctgaaatttaaaCAATAGAAAAGTTAACGATAAAGACAATAACCAGCAACCAAACCACTGTATGTCCTGTGGTTTTCTTACTGTCCtacataaaaacattatttaacttttttttttttttgagatggcgtttcgctcttgttgcccaagctggagtgcaatggcgtgatctctgctcactgcaacctctgcctcctgggttcaagtgattctcctgcctcagcctcccgagtagctgggattacaggtgtgtgctaccacacccgactaattttttgtatgtttagtagaaatggggtttcaccatgttggccaggctggtctcgaactcctgacctcaagtgatccacccgcctcggcctcccaaagtactcgtattactggcgtgagccactgcgcccagcccatccatttatcatttaaaatccTAGCTGGTATTGCTTCTCAGTCACTTTTTGGGAAAGAGACATTTAGCTACACAAGTTATTAAGGACAAGTGGCAAGTCTACCAGAACTTTTTGTTATTTCCAGTTcctaaaaatatcatttatggaAACAGTAATGTAGCCATGTAAAAGTCATCCAAAGTTATTTGAAGAGGCAAATACAGACTGTACGAACCATAGCAAAAGAACATCCAAATCTCCGACGCAATTCTTTTGaccatttggagaaaaaaaagcctttcatAAATACTAGTAATTCCCCTATAAAATTGTGATTCTCATTATGAATGGTATTTTAATTTCCTCTAATAATAGAATTTTTGAGACCTTCATGTAAACTCCAAACTCTACTCTTAAAGGATTCTGTGTATTTGCAAAATGTctcaaatatagaaaaaaaaaagtcttcttttcaACTCAAAGCAAAgccagaaagcaaaaacaaaaataaaatcttcaaattCCTTGAATCATCtgcatttgagaaatattttaaagagaaggcCAGAAGAACAGAACATAAAATCAGTTaatcacctgttttttttttcctttcaactttATAAAACTGatgtttcttttcctcctttcccaaAATTCAGCCTCAGAATCTCTGGATTCAGTAATAGTATactctatattttaattatttatttttaaagtttgtgtcTCATCTAACTGGAATGTAAGTTCTGAGAGCAGAAAGCTTACATTTTGCTACCTCCCAAAATAGTGTCTGGTGCTTACGAGGTGGTTACTTTGTTGAGTGAATGGTTCATGAGCTCTGGGAACTAGTTGCCTTCTCTCAgttatacaacatttttttttttttgagtcagagtctcactgtgttgcccaggctggagtgcagtggcgtgatctcggctcactgcaagctccgcctcctgggttcacaccattctcctgcctcagcctcccgagtagctgggactacagatgcctgccaccacgcccggctaatttttttgtatttttagtagagacagggtttcaccatgttagccaggatggtctccatctcctgacctcatgatccgcccgcctcggcctcctacataaaatagagacagggtctggctatgttgcccaggctggtctcaaacgcctgggctcaaagcaaccctccagcctcaaccttccaaagggCCGGGATTCTAGGCAGAGCCGCCACATCCAGCCAGTCACACAACTTCTAAGTGGTGGAGTCAGAAACTAAACTCAGACCATCTTACTCTGGTTCCTAATCATGGATCTGACCGGCTTCTGTTGACAGGTGTATCTAATTCATAGGTGTGTCTGTTAGGACTGTACACCTTAATAGCCTTAGT
This window of the Nomascus leucogenys isolate Asia chromosome 11, Asia_NLE_v1, whole genome shotgun sequence genome carries:
- the CSAD gene encoding cysteine sulfinic acid decarboxylase isoform X2, whose amino-acid sequence is MADSEALPSLAGDPVAVEALLRAVFGVVVDEAIQKGTSVSQKVCEWKEPEELKQLLDLELRSQGESQEQILERCRAVIRYSVKTGHPRFFNQLFSGLDPHALAGRIITESLNTSQYTYEIAPVFVLMEEEVLRKLRALVGWSSGDGIFCPGGSISNMYAVNLARYQRYPDCKQRGLRTLPPLALFTSKECHYSIQKGAAFLGLGTDSVRVVKADERGKMVPEDLERQIGMAEAEGAVPFLVSATSGTTVLGAFDPLEAIADVCQRHGLWLHVDAAWGGSVLLSQTHRHLLDGIQRADSVAWNPHKLLAAGLQCSALLLQDTSNLLKRCHGSQASYLFQQDKFYDVALDTGDKVVQCGRRVDCLKLWLMWKAQGDQGLERRIDQAFVLARYLVEEMKKREGFELVMEPEFVNVCFWFVPLTLRGKQESPDYHERLSKVAPVLKERMVKEGSMMIGYQPHGTRGNFFRVVVANSALTRADMDFLLDELERLGQDL
- the CSAD gene encoding cysteine sulfinic acid decarboxylase isoform X1; translated protein: MLLKGIILTSLILMADSEALPSLAGDPVAVEALLRAVFGVVVDEAIQKGTSVSQKVCEWKEPEELKQLLDLELRSQGESQEQILERCRAVIRYSVKTGHPRFFNQLFSGLDPHALAGRIITESLNTSQYTYEIAPVFVLMEEEVLRKLRALVGWSSGDGIFCPGGSISNMYAVNLARYQRYPDCKQRGLRTLPPLALFTSKECHYSIQKGAAFLGLGTDSVRVVKADERGKMVPEDLERQIGMAEAEGAVPFLVSATSGTTVLGAFDPLEAIADVCQRHGLWLHVDAAWGGSVLLSQTHRHLLDGIQRADSVAWNPHKLLAAGLQCSALLLQDTSNLLKRCHGSQASYLFQQDKFYDVALDTGDKVVQCGRRVDCLKLWLMWKAQGDQGLERRIDQAFVLARYLVEEMKKREGFELVMEPEFVNVCFWFVPLTLRGKQESPDYHERLSKVAPVLKERMVKEGSMMIGYQPHGTRGNFFRVVVANSALTRADMDFLLDELERLGQDL
- the CSAD gene encoding cysteine sulfinic acid decarboxylase isoform X5 yields the protein MVPEDLERQIGMAEAEGAVPFLVSATSGTTVLGAFDPLEAIADVCQRHGLWLHVDAAWGGSVLLSQTHRHLLDGIQRADSVAWNPHKLLAAGLQCSALLLQDTSNLLKRCHGSQASYLFQQDKFYDVALDTGDKVVQCGRRVDCLKLWLMWKAQGDQGLERRIDQAFVLARYLVEEMKKREGFELVMEPEFVNVCFWFVPLTLRGKQESPDYHERLSKVAPVLKERMVKEGSMMIGYQPHGTRGNFFRVVVANSALTRADMDFLLDELERLGQDL